The nucleotide sequence CACCTTCGAAAAATTAGTTACTATATTATTAGGTTATTAGAAAACCTAACATTTGAGAGAAGATGAGAAGAGAATTACTAAGATGGTCCTTTTTAATTCTCTGTCTAGTTGTTCATTCTGCATGTGAAAGCACTTCCAACCCTAAAACCGGAGATTACACACCTCTGAAGAAGCAGCATGATCACCTTAAGCTTAAGGGTGAGCTCACAAATTCTCTCGACAGATCGAGAAATATAACCGATCCCTACGTTCTTTTTCactaattttatcaattttatgAGCTCTGCAGATGTATACGATACGATGAACAAATCAAGCAGAAAAGGCCAGCAAAGAATGCATGAATTTCAGCCTTTAAGGCTCTCCCAGAGAGCAAAGCCAGCCAACGGTGGTGCCTccgacctttgccgcacccgtCCCGGCAAGGGTGCGGCAAGCTCTGTACAAGCTAAACCCCCCACTTTCTTCCTCTCCGCAGTGTTCAGGCATGTTGCTGTTGGATTGATCATCTTTGCTCTGTATTGATCGCTTGAGGTAATTTTGCAAACGTTATTTCGGACGCGATCATCGTGGAAGTTTTGCGATGAAACTTTCGCTGTTAAATGCCTGCGTTTAAACCCGTTCCTCAAACCTGCTTCTTATGTAATCGTTAGGTAGAATATCTATTTAGTTGTCTGCTAACTGATCTGTATATGAGCATTGAGCATGGCGATGTTTAAACGAAAGCAGAAACATGATTTGTATATGCAATGAAAGTATGATGCTAAATACAAAGAGTAAAGCATTAATACATGGTTTATACATGAACTCCATACAATCTGACTTAATGGCGTTACCGAACAAGGTTTTCGATAAGTAGAAGTGAAATAGGTACAGAACCTTTTGTAAAGAGCTCCACACACCAGCATATACAATATACTTTTCCCACAATTGATCAGAGCAACACAACACGGTCATAGATATTTTATTTCCGAGCTTAACAGACTAGATTCTGAAAACATCTGTCTGAAATCGCTCGTCATACAACCTCCAATGGCCATACCTCTCCGAATGGAAGACTGACCGTGGAATGTAGAAGTTTGGCTTTTTAATCTCCTTCAAATTCTTCAGATTGGATGTTGTGTTCTCAATATCCCGGCTAGTCAAGTTCACACACCCAAATAAATCCAAGTACCCAAGATTTGGACATCCTACAGATATCAAAGTAAACCCTTTAGCCGATACCTTTGAGAACCGAAGTTCAAGGTGCTCCAAATTTGGCATAGATTTGCCAATTGCAGCAGCTTCTGAATTTCCATCCTGAGGGCAAGTTTTTAAGTACTCATCTGGAACAACTCCAGCGTATTCGGATGTATCTAACCAGTTCATCATATTCCGCTTCAAGATTTTCAGATTCGGGCAGTTCCTCCCAATCAACACCAGAGACTCATGAGATACTTCATGGCAATAGCTGATATCAAGTTCCCTGATCATGGGGCAGCGAACTGCTATATCAGCCATGGACGAATCAGTCACATTCGGGCAGCTCTTGATCGAAAGAACCTCGAGGTTCGGGCACCTAAAACATTACATTGCAATCACTACAATGTCTTACTTCCTCATTCAAACGGAAGGAAAAATGATGCTTCAAAATGCTATATATGGCAAAAAACACTTCCAATTGTAGATCCGAAAACATTATTAACCAGTTTAAGGTAGTATTAGTGCCATCACAATCTAAACCTCAAAGATAAAATTTTGAcgaaccaaaaactcaaatctAAACCCTTAGTTCAGCATACAAAAATCAAGATCAAAACTTTATGCCAAAAACATCGAATCAACGATAACCCATTTTTTGTCATTCAAAATTAAGCATAACAAATCGTATTCTGTTATACCTCTGAGCGACGTGCGAGAGAGACTGGTTGGAGCAGTGCCTGGTGCGAATCTGTTTCAACGAGCCGGCGCTCCAATGGACGACAGATCGGAGCATGGAATCGATCCGCCGCTCGAACTCCGGAG is from Pyrus communis chromosome 10, drPyrComm1.1, whole genome shotgun sequence and encodes:
- the LOC137748219 gene encoding F-box protein SKIP1-like codes for the protein MDTTDTGETVTEFGSDWAELTQECLINILGRLTLEHRWSGPMLVCKPWLQVCKDPCLNSAFDLEPLFDLERPFESARWWTPEFERRIDSMLRSVVHWSAGSLKQIRTRHCSNQSLSHVAQRCPNLEVLSIKSCPNVTDSSMADIAVRCPMIRELDISYCHEVSHESLVLIGRNCPNLKILKRNMMNWLDTSEYAGVVPDEYLKTCPQDGNSEAAAIGKSMPNLEHLELRFSKVSAKGFTLISVGCPNLGYLDLFGCVNLTSRDIENTTSNLKNLKEIKKPNFYIPRSVFHSERYGHWRLYDERFQTDVFRI